In Alphaproteobacteria bacterium, the genomic window CCTTTAATAGCAGGGACAATTATAGGTTCTGGAACAGTATCTAATAAGGATTATGATTGTGGTTCTTCATGTCTCGCAGAAAAAAGAATGTTAGAAATAATTGAAACAGGTAAACCAATTACACCTTTTTTAAAATTTGGTGATCAGATAAAAATTGAAATGCTAGATCATAATAATATTAATCTTTTTGGAACGATTCACCAAAAGGTGGTACCTTATACTTACCATGATTGATTGTTAAAAAATATGTCAAATTATTTAATCCAGAATCTGCGTCTTGGAACTGGATTGGTTATATTTTTTTATTTAATAAGTCATTTTTTAAATCACACATTAGGACTTTTTTCTCTAGATGCTATGGAAGCTGGTAGAGTGATTTTTATCACTTTTTGGCGGAATCCAATTATAACTACGATCTTGTATGGTTCTTTTTTTATACACGCAGTTCTTGCTTTATGGTCTCTTTATCGACGTAATACTTTACGTATGCCTCTGTGGGAAATAATCCAATTGGGAACAGGATTATTTATACCTCCCTTACTTCTTATCCATATATTAGCAACTAGGGTTGCACATCAAATTTTTGGGTTACAAGATCTTTACAGTTATGTTTTGATGTCTCTTTGGGTTTGGGAACCATGGATTGGAGTTCAACAAATTGTTGTGATGATTACTGCGTGGATTCATGGATGTATAGGCATTCACTTTTGGCTTAGAATGAAAAGTTTCTATTCTAATATATCTAAATTTTTTTATAGTTTGGCCCTTCTGCTCCCAATTTTTTCATTGTTGGGGTTTATTACAGCAGGGCGTGAAGTTGAAAGATTAATGCAAAATCCGGACTGGTTTGGGGCACAGGCTGTTCTTATAAAATTACCAACAGCTGAGCAAATTTCTATAATTCATAACTTTTTTGTTCGTGGACAGATAGGTTTTGTAAGTTTAGTTATTCTTGTTTTAGTAGCAAGATTGTGCCGTTTTTTAATTTTAAGACAAAATTATATTACAATTACTTACCCAGATGACCGTAAAGCTGTTATCCAAAAGGGGATGAGTATTCTTGAAGCAAGTAGATTACATAATATTCCTCATGCTTCAATATGTGGGGGACGTGGTCGTTGCTCAACATGCCGGGTACAAATTCTGTCACCTTTAGAAAATATTCCCCCACCTTCTTTAGAAGAGCAGAAAGTATTAAATCGTATAAAAGCTGGTCCAAATGTTAGGTTGGCTTGCCAAATTAAACCAATAGAAAATGTAAGTGTCATACCTCTTTTACCTCCTACAATTATGCCAAAGGATAGTTATAAAAAAGCATATCTGCATGGACGTGAAGAAGAAATAGCTGTGCTTTTTGCTGATTTAAGAGCTTTTACAAAATTATCAGAACATAAATTACCTTATGATATTGTTTTTTTACTTAATAAATATTTCAGAGCGATGGGGACTGCAATAGAACAAGCGGGTGGGCATGTTGATAAATTTATAGGAGATGGAGTAATGGCCCTATTTGGTATTGGTCAAACACCGCAAATTGCCTCAAAACAAGCGATTGAAGCTGCAAAACAAATGGTAAAAAATTTAGAATCTCTTAATGAGTCTTTAGCCCATGATTTACCAGAACCCTTACGTATTGGTATTGGAATTCATATTGGGCCGGTTGTTATTGGTGAAATGGGGCATGCTCATGCAGTATCAACAACAGCGATTGGTGATACAGTTAACACAGCTAGTCGTCTTGAAGGTTTAACAAAAGATTTTTCTTGTCAATTAATTTTATCGGAAAATATGGTTCATTATTCAACATTAGATACAAGTCAGCTTCAATCTCATACCTTACAAATTAGAGGAAAACAGGATCCTTTAATTGTCTTTATTGTTTCTGATATTCATGAATTAGATTCAAAAATTATTAAAAATTAAATTAAATTAAAAAAAACACTTTTTTTTATTAAAGAATTACTTAGTATAAATATAAAACGATTTATTTCATCATAATTCCCTTTCACAATTTATATGAGATTGGATATGTTACGGCGAACCGAAAAATTAAAAACAGAACTTATTGAAGATATTATTAACGCAGGATATGCAAAAATTGAACGCGCAAAAATGCAAGAGATCGAATTTTTTATTCGTTCTTTTTATTCAAATATAGCTGCAGATGATATTTTAGAAGAAAGAGCAGAAACTCTTTTTATGGCAGCTTTATCTTTATGGGAATTCGGAGAACAAAGATCTACACATAAACCAAAAATAAGAGCTTATTCTCCTAATTATGAAAAAGATGGTTGGGATGCGCCTTATTCTGTGATTGAAATTGTCAATGATGATATGCCGTTTCTAGTGGATTCTGTTACAGCCGCTCTTAATCGTGAATCTATAAATATTAATCTTGTCATTCATCCGGTTGTATCTCTTTATCGTGACAATAATATTCGTAAGATTAAAGGTAATAATACAATTGTTGAATCTTATATGCAAATAAGGATTAGTGAGCAAAATTTACCAGAAAAATTAAAAGCGATTGAAACGTTGCTTGAAAAGATTTTATGGGATGTACGAAGGGCCGTGGAAGATTGGCAAAATATGCGTCACAAGAATAAAGAATGCCGTGAAGAAATAGAGAAATATTGTAAAAATTTATCTTCGCAAGATAGTCAAGAGGTGAATAATTTTTTAATGTGGCTTGATGAAAATCATTTTACTTATTTAGGGTATCGTGATTATCAATGTCAAGACGCCAAGACAAAAGTTCATGTTAATTTAAAAAGTGGTCTTGGTATTTTGCGCGACCCACTTTTTCCTATTTACAAGAATCAATATCAGAATCCTGAAGAAACCTTAGAGGCTACATTTTTAATCAATAGCTCAGAATTTTTGCTAGTTACAAAAGCAGATATAAGAGCAACAGTTCATAGGTCAAGTTATCTTGATGTTATTAGTATCAAAAAAGTTGATTCAAATGGACATATAATTGGGCTTAGACAGTTTGTTGGTCTCTTTACGTCAGTAGCATACAATCAAAATTCTAAACTTATTCCTTTTTTAAGAAGTAAAGTTAACTATGTTTTGAAACGTGCTAATTTTGCATCGAATAGTCATGATGGTAAAGCTTTATTGCATATTTTGGAAACTTATCCACGAGATGAACTTTTTCAAGCATCCCAAGATGAGCTTTATGATATTGCAATGGGAATTCTGTATCTCCAGGAACGCCAAAGAATTGCACTATTTGTCAGGCGGGATTTATTAGATCGATTTGCATCTTGCTTTGTTTATGTTCCACGTGACCGATATGATCTTTATCTTGCGCAACGTGTTCAGGATATATTAGTTAGTGCTTTTGGTGGCCATGTAGTTGCTTTTTATACACATATGACGGAGTCAACTTTATGTCGTATCCATATTATTGTTACTTTGTCTGATGATAAAAAAGAAATTGATTTGGATGATGTTGAGAAGAAATTAATTGAAGCGGGCCGTTCATGGGTGGATCGATTGAAAAACGTCCTTATTGAAAGCTATGGGGATATAAAAGCTTCATCTTATATTGAACAATTCAGTAATTCTTTTCCCACGAGTTATAAAGAAAAATTTACGGCGCAAACAGCAATTGTTGATATTGCCTATATGGAAATTGCTATTAAAGATAATGATATTGCCCTTAACCTTTATAAATCTATGGAAGCAGGTGAAAATTATTTAGGATTAAAACTTTATAATGCTGGGACGCAAATCGTCCTATCTGATGTGCTTCCTATGCTTGAAAACATGGGGTTAAAAATTGAAAGTGAATTATTTTATGAAATTTCACCCCAAGGATTAGGTAAAAAAGTTTGGGTTCATGATTTTGTAGTTAATTCTTCAGCAATTAAAGATTTAGATATTCGTAAAGTTAGAGAAATTTTTCACGAAGCTTTTAAAAAAGTATGGTCTGAAGAAATGGAGAATGATGGATTTAATCGTCTTACTCTGTCTGCAAGACTTAATTGGCGTCAAGTGACAATGTTGCGTGCTTATTGCAAATATTTACGACAAATTACTATACCCTTTAGCCAATCTTATATGGAAGAAACACTTGCAGGTTATAGTGCTTTAACAATTAAGTTAGTAGAGTTATTTGAATCGCTTTTTGATCCGCAAAAACAAGATTTACGGACAAAACTTTTACCAGAAGATATTAAAAATCAAATTGTTAAACAGTTAGATACAGTTTCAAATTTGGATCAAGATCGGATATTAAGGCGTTATCTTAATGTTATTAATGCAACTTTAAGAACAAATTATTATCAAAAAACGTCAGATGGTTATTATAAATCATATGTATCTTTTAAACTTAATTCGTCTGCAATCGATGAATTACCATTACCCCATCCAATGGTAGAAGTTTTTGTCTATAGTCCAAGAGTTGAAGCAATTCATTTGCGTGGTGGAAAAGTAGCACGCGGAGGGGTGAGATGGTCGGATAGACGGGAAGATTTCCGTACAGAAATATTAGGTTTAATGAAAGCACAAATGGTTAAAAACTCTGTTATTGTGCCCGTAGGATCTAAAGGGGGGTTTATTGTAAAAAAACCACCTCTTACTAATGATCGTAATGCCTATATAGCTGAAGGAATTGAATGCTACAAAATTATGGTACGTGGTCTTTTGGATATCACAGATAACCTATCCGCAGAAAAAGTACACCCCCCAGTGCAGGTCATAAGGCATGATGATGATGATCCTTATTTGGTTGTTGCGGCAGATAAAGGTACCGCAACTTTTTCTGATATTGCAAACAGCTTATCACGAAATTATGGATTTTGGCTTGATGATGCTTTTGCTTCAGGTGGTTCTGCAGGCTATGATCATAAAAAAATGGGTATTACGGCCAAGGGTGTTTGGGAAACAGTCAAACGCCATTTTCGTGAGATGGGCCGTGATATTCAAAGTCAAGATTTTACATGTATTGGTGTAGGTGATATGTCCGGCGATGTTTTTGGGAATGGTATGCTTCTTTCAAAACATACAAGATTATTAGCAGCTTTTAATCATTTGCATATTTTTATCGATCCTAATCCGGATGCAGAAAAAAGTTGGAAGGAACGGGAAAGGTTATTTAATTTGCCTGGTTCCAGTTGGACGGATTATCAACAAGATCTTATTTCTGCAGGTGGGGGTATTTTTGATCGAAAAGCAAAATCAATAAAACTTACACCAGAAATTAAACTTTTTTTAGGAGTTGATGTTGATCAACTAACACCTAATGCTATTATTAAAATTTTATTGTGCCATTCTGTCGATTTATTATTTTTTGGGGGTATTGGAACATATATTAAAGCTAGCTCAGAAACACATGGAGAAGTTGGAGATAAAGCAAATGATTTTGTACGTGTGGATAGTTTGAATCTTCAATGTAAAGTGATTGGGGAAGGTGCAAATTTAGGTATCACACAAAATGGACGTATAGAATTTGCTCTTAAGGGAGGTAAAATTAATACGGATGCTTTGGATAATTCAGCAGGTGTAGATTGTTCAGATCATGAAGTAAATATTAAAATACTTTTAAATAAAATTGTACGGTCTGGTCAAATGACTCTTGAACAACGAGATCATTTGTTAGCTAGTATGACGGATGAAGTAGCACAACTTGTTTTAAGAGATAATTATTTGCAGAGCCAAGCTTTAAGTATTGTGCATTCATTAGGTTATCATCAATTAGATCAACAATCTCGTTTTATTAAAAATCTTGAAAAGCTAGGTAAACTTGATAGAGCTTTAGAATTTTTGCCAAGTGATGAGGTTATTAAACAACGTAGAGCCAATCAACAAGGTTTAACACGCCCTGAATTAGCTGTGTTATTGGCTTATGCAAAGATGACACTTTATGCTGAACTTTTACCCTCAGATTTGCCAGATGAACCCCAATTAACAGAAGATTTAATTAATTATTTTCCAAAAGTTTTGGGTGATCTTTATGATAAAGAGATTATGCAACATCAATTGAAGCGTGAAATTATTGCAACGGCTGTTACCAATAGTTTAGTTAATAGAGTAGGCCCCACTTTTGTTTTTGTTATGAATGAAAGAACTGGGATGTCAGCCCCTGATATTGCACGGGCTTATGCTATGACGAGAACGGTGTTTGAATTACGAAAATTATGGGCATCGATAGAAAGTTTGGATAATAAAATTGAAACAAGTAAACAAATTGAGATGTTTAATACCATTAATGTTTTGGCAGAAACTGCAACAATATGGTTTTTAAAACATGAATTGCATTCTTTAGATGTAACAGAACATATTGCAAGTTATGGTGTAGGTGTAAAATATTTATCTTCTCATCTGATGGAACTATTGCAAGAAAAAGATAAACAATTACTTTTAGAAAAAATAGAACAAGCTAGTTCTTATGGAATATCAGATGAATTGAATTATTCTATTCAATCTTTAGCGTTTTTAGCACCATCTTTAGATATCGTAAGAATTAGCCAAATTACATCAAAACCTGTGCATTTGGTTGCAAAAATATATTTTCTTATGGGCGAATATTTTTCATTAGATTGGTTACGTCAAGCCGCAGACAATATAAATAAAGATAATCATTGGGACCGTATGGCAGTTACAGCTATTCTTGATGATTTTAATAGTCATCAAAATGAATTAACAATTGCTTTTTTAAATCGAAATTTAGATCTTAATAAAGAGGACATGCTCCAAGCTATAAAAGATTGGGTGCAAAGTTCCCAATCTTTTATTATACGGACAGAAAATTTATTATCTGAAATGCGGCAGGCAAAAACCCCATTTGATCTTGCGAGATTAGCTGTTGCGAATAGACAAATTAGAAGTTTTATTGAAAACCATATTCATATGCGCCATGAATAAAAAATCTGTTATTGCTTGGTGTCTTTATGATTGGGCGAATTCGGCTTTTCCTACGATTGTAAGTACATTTATTTTTAGTACATATTTTATGCAAGCTGTTGTTCAAAATACCGAACAAGGCACAGCTTTATGGGGTAACGCAATGAGCCTTATAGGATTAATCATTGCCTTTATTAGTCCAGTTATTGGTGCTATTGCGGATCAGAGTGGGCGTCATAAAGTATGGCTTTTTTTCTTTAGTTTTTTATGTATTTTAGCAACTGGTGGTTTATGGTTCGTCCGACCTAATCCCAATGATATAAATTTGGCATTGATTTTAGTAAGTCTTGCAACAATTGGTTTTGAAATGGCAACAGTTTTTTATAATGCTATGTTGCTTGATTTGGTACCTAAAACTCATGTGGGTAGATTGTCAGGTTGGGGATGGGGATGTGGTTATTTTGGTGGTCTTGTTTGTCTTCTTATTGCTTTGTTTTTGTTCGTAATGCCTGATCCATCTATTTTGCCATTAGATAAAAATGCATCAGAACATATCAGAGCAACTTTTTTATTATGTATGATATGGTTTGCAGTTTTTTCGCTTCCTATTTTTTTATGGGTTCATGAAAAAAAGAATAAAAAAACATGGAATATGAAAGTAGTTTTTCAAGGATTGCGAACATTAAAAAATACACTTTATAAATTAGCTCATTATAAAGATATAGCTCGTTTTTTATTAGCAAAAATGATTTATATTGATGGGATAAATACACTCTTTACTTTTGGGGGTATTTTTGCCGCAGGAAGCTTTGGTATGTCCCAGGAAGAAGTATTAATTTTTGGTATTTTATTAAATGTTACTGCTGGATTAGGGTCATTAATTTTTTCTTGGATTGATGATTTTTTTGGTGCTAAAAGTACAATATTATTTTCTCTGTTTATGATACTTATTATAGGTTTTATATTACTTTTGGTACACGAAAAAGTGTGGTTCTATATCTTGGCCTTAAGTTTAGGGGTTTTTTTAGGCCCAGTTCAATCTGCTAGTCGGTCTTTTATGTTGCGCATCGTTCCATCAGAACTTGTTACAGAATTTTTTGGTCTTTATGCATTGGCAGGTAAAATTACATCTTTTCTTGGACCGGCAATTTTAGCTTGGGTTACCTATATGTATCAAAGCCAAAGAATGGGTATGGGGACAATACTTTTATTCTTTGTTTTGGGTATTATCCTTTTATTCCTTGTTAAGGAACCTTCTGCGTCCGATTAATTTAATGTTTAAAATGCCTATCTTGGCAAAACACCATAGCAATTTCATGATGATTAGCTTCATCAATGATTTCTTGATCGCGGATACTTCCGCCCGGTTGAATAATAGCTTTAATGCCTGCCGCTGCAGCTAATTTAATATTATCGGCAAAAGGAAAAAAGGCATCAGAAGCAAGAACAGCATTTAACGTCTGTTTATTATTTGATGTGGATATGTTTTGATTAGCTTTTGTAATTGCAAGTTGGACTGAATCAACACGGCTCATTTGTCCAGCTCCAATACCAATGGTGGCTTCGTTTTTTGCAATGACGATCGCATTGGATTTAACATGTTTACACACCTTTAAAGCAAATAAAAGTTGGGTAATTTGATCAGGTGTTGGTACAATTTTTGTTTTTGTAATTAAATGATCAGGTATTATCTCCTGATTATCAATAGTTTGTACTAAATAGCTATTGTGAATACGTTTGATATCCAATTGATTTGCTAAATTTGATTGTAAAATTTGGGGGATTAAAACACGCAGATTGGGTTTTTGTGCCAAAATCTTTTGACATTCTTCAGAAATATTAGGCGCAATAATAACTTCAAAAAAACTTTTAATTAATTGTTGGGCTAAAAATTCCGTAATGGGTTGATTAAAAATAACTATACCCCCAAAGGCGCTTATTGGATCGCATGATAAAGCTTTATCAAAAGCTTGTTCAAGGTTATCATCACATCCAACACCACATGGATTGTTATGTTTTATGAAAGCAACGGCAGGTTTTTTAAATTCTTTAATCAAATTATAAGCTGCGTCAAAATCAACTAAATTATTGTAACTTAACTCTTTACCTTGAAGTTGTATTGCCGGTTTTGTTTTGTGATCAAAACTATAAAGGGCGCCCTTTTGATGGGGATTTTCTCCATACCGAAGTTTTTGCTGTAAATGGCCTGTTAAAATTAATTCTTCCGGCCATTCAATTGCTTGATTAGTGCGTTGAGTATGTATTTTTTGGTTAAACCATTTAGCAATTTCTTGATCATAATATGATGTATATTGGAAGGCTTTATAGGCAAGTTTTTGTCTTAAAGCCAATGATATACGATTATCATTTTTATTAAGTTCATCAAGTATCAATTGATAATCATTGGGGTCTGTAATAATTGTAACATAGGCGTGGTTTTTAGCAGCTGCCCTGATAAGAGATGGTCCCCCAATATCAATATTTTCTATACAAGTTTCATCATCTGATTGTTTTTGCACAGTTTCAATAAAAGGATAAAGATTTACAATTACTAAATCAATCATATCAATATGGTGATTTAGCACTTGTTTTTGATGAGCTTCATCATGTCTTTTGTTTAAAATACCCCCATAAATTTTTGGGTGAAGCGTTTTGACACGTCCATCTAGGATTTCGGGAAAATTTGTATATTCGCTTACTTCTGTCACATGAATATTATTATTTTTTAATAATGCTGCTGATCCACCTGTTGAAATAAGATTGATATTCTTTTCGATAAGTTTTTGAGCGAATTCAACAAGATGATTTTTGTCAGAAACAGAAATCAATGCCCGTCTAATTGGGACAAGATCAGGATGTATATTTGTATTAGGATTTTTATCTAGAACGTGTTTCACGGGTAAGTGACCATTGGACAATAACTTCAGGTGTCATAGGTAAATGATTAATAACCAATTGTTGGCTTTTTTCCATAACCATATATTGGCCAAAATAAATACTTTCTTCAAGTGTCATTTCACCAATTGATGTCCTTAACCGCCAACCAGATCCACTGGGTAATCTTAATAGTGCAGTTTGAGAATTATGGGAGAGTGATGTATGAACATGAGGGTGAAGGTGAAAAGGAATCATAATCTGATATCCCCCTGGGCCTATAATATGATCTTCACCTTCAAGCATGTCACCTTCATTAGTTAGATGCCACCGCCTTTTATGAAGGATACCAAAAAAATAGGCATATCCATCATGGCTTGCTTCTAACCAAATATTACCGTCAATTTCATGACGTTTTGATGTAACAGAAGTAGGTCCGCGTCCTATAGTTTTATCAGGTAAAAACATCATACAATTTGTGTTATGAACAACTAAAGTAGAATGGGAAGCAGTATTTTTTTGAAATTTTGCCCATTCGCTTTGCCCGGGATAAGAACCACAATTTACAATTAGTCTTTCTCTGCCTACGCTCATTTCAAAACTTAAACAACTTGCGTGAATATAGCGATCATATCCACGTGGTGGAATATTGTTGCAGTCAGCAATAACAATTGTACGGCCTGCAGATAATTTATGAAATTCTCCTTGGGGTGAGGCAATTTGATGAGCTTGATATTTATTCTTATTTCTGGGTGACGCTTGGTTAAGAATAATATCAATATTCCAATCTTCTTCTTCATAAGAAGAATTGAAAAGGGCAAGTTTACCATCACCATGTGTAACTTTTTTTAAACTTGGGACTAAACCATCAATAACGTCTTGAATGCATTCTGGCACGGCAGAACCTAAACTTGCAAAAATAGATCTAAGATCGATGAAATGCTTTAAAAGTGTTAGATATTGAGAGGGACAACATTCTATGTGGGCTCCATTTTCATAAAATTGTTTATGAATCTCTGTCTTCAAAAAGTTGATGGCTTTATCTAGCCAAGGTGAATAGTTAAGAAAGAGGGAAGCCACAATAAATCCCTTAAGCGCATATAAAAGATCACTGCCAATAAGGGTGCCTGGTAAAACTCTTGCAAGGTGTTGTGTTTGTCTGGTTACTGAAAGTGTAAATTCTTCTAAAAAATCATCATCATTTTCTGGAATAATAAAATTTATATGACCTAACCATAAGGCAAGTCGATTAGCTGTAACATCAAGATTCCAAGCAGGAAAATTAACATGGCTATTTAATGTAATCCAACTTTTGACTAATAATCTGGCCATTTGTTTAGCTGTTGCACCACCAACGGCTCTTAAATCTCTAAGCCAAATAAAACCATGAAGTTCTTGGAGCCAAAATAAATCAGCTTCTTCATTATTCCATAAAGGTGCTAAATTATAATTGTCTTGTTCATCAAATAAATCTGCAACTTCTTGAATTAAACTTTGGCCATGCTCTGCATTGCCGGGCCAATTATCGGACCAATCTAAAAGATTAAAAGATAATGGATGTTGTAATAATGTTTTTTGATAAATCCAACTTTTGGTCAAAAATTGAAATTGAGAAGCAATTTTGTGCTTAATCCATTTGGGTTCTTTACGTGACGCAATCAAGTTTGGCGTTTTTGAAGCCATACGCCTACGCCAGGCGTGGATAAATGTGTCCATCATTTAAGGGCAGCTTCTTTTAATTTCTTTATATTAGGTGCATAAAAAGATGAACCACCCCCAAATACAGCTGTTCCCGCAACTAACCGATTGGCACCTGCTTTTACTACTAAGGATGCTGTATCAAAGTTAATACCACCATCAACTTCAAGATCAATAGTTTTTCCTATATTTAACTGGTCAATGCGTTGACGAATAGCAACAATTTTATCAAGTTGACTGGTGATGAATTTTTGTCCTCCGAAACCAGGATTAACAGTCATCACAAGAATAAGGTCAAGATCACCTAGAATATTATCAATAACTATGGGATGGGTACCAGGATTTAAAGCAACCCCAACTTTTTTTCCTAATTCTTTAATTTTCTGAATTGATCGATGAATATGTGCATCTTCTTCAGGATGAATAATAATGGTATCTGAACCAGCATGGGCAAACATTTCTACATGATTAACAGTATTCATAATCATAAGATGTGTATCAAAAGGTAAGGTGGAATGGGGCCTAACAGCTTTTATCATTTGTGGACCAATAGTTATTACTGGTACAAAATGACCATCCATCACATCAAGATGTAAAAAATCTGCTCCTGCTTTTGTAATTAATTGTATTTCTTCACCAAGATTGGCAAAATTGGCAGCGAGAATTGATGGCCCAATTAAAACAGGTTGTTTCATCTTTTACCTCTATTTAAAGTAACAAATATAGATTATCTTTGTCGAAAGTAAATTCTAAAAATGTAAGGTTTGTGTTGCCATCACTTGCTAATCATTAAATGA contains:
- a CDS encoding adenylate/guanylate cyclase domain-containing protein, producing MSNYLIQNLRLGTGLVIFFYLISHFLNHTLGLFSLDAMEAGRVIFITFWRNPIITTILYGSFFIHAVLALWSLYRRNTLRMPLWEIIQLGTGLFIPPLLLIHILATRVAHQIFGLQDLYSYVLMSLWVWEPWIGVQQIVVMITAWIHGCIGIHFWLRMKSFYSNISKFFYSLALLLPIFSLLGFITAGREVERLMQNPDWFGAQAVLIKLPTAEQISIIHNFFVRGQIGFVSLVILVLVARLCRFLILRQNYITITYPDDRKAVIQKGMSILEASRLHNIPHASICGGRGRCSTCRVQILSPLENIPPPSLEEQKVLNRIKAGPNVRLACQIKPIENVSVIPLLPPTIMPKDSYKKAYLHGREEEIAVLFADLRAFTKLSEHKLPYDIVFLLNKYFRAMGTAIEQAGGHVDKFIGDGVMALFGIGQTPQIASKQAIEAAKQMVKNLESLNESLAHDLPEPLRIGIGIHIGPVVIGEMGHAHAVSTTAIGDTVNTASRLEGLTKDFSCQLILSENMVHYSTLDTSQLQSHTLQIRGKQDPLIVFIVSDIHELDSKIIKN
- a CDS encoding NAD-glutamate dehydrogenase, whose translation is MLRRTEKLKTELIEDIINAGYAKIERAKMQEIEFFIRSFYSNIAADDILEERAETLFMAALSLWEFGEQRSTHKPKIRAYSPNYEKDGWDAPYSVIEIVNDDMPFLVDSVTAALNRESININLVIHPVVSLYRDNNIRKIKGNNTIVESYMQIRISEQNLPEKLKAIETLLEKILWDVRRAVEDWQNMRHKNKECREEIEKYCKNLSSQDSQEVNNFLMWLDENHFTYLGYRDYQCQDAKTKVHVNLKSGLGILRDPLFPIYKNQYQNPEETLEATFLINSSEFLLVTKADIRATVHRSSYLDVISIKKVDSNGHIIGLRQFVGLFTSVAYNQNSKLIPFLRSKVNYVLKRANFASNSHDGKALLHILETYPRDELFQASQDELYDIAMGILYLQERQRIALFVRRDLLDRFASCFVYVPRDRYDLYLAQRVQDILVSAFGGHVVAFYTHMTESTLCRIHIIVTLSDDKKEIDLDDVEKKLIEAGRSWVDRLKNVLIESYGDIKASSYIEQFSNSFPTSYKEKFTAQTAIVDIAYMEIAIKDNDIALNLYKSMEAGENYLGLKLYNAGTQIVLSDVLPMLENMGLKIESELFYEISPQGLGKKVWVHDFVVNSSAIKDLDIRKVREIFHEAFKKVWSEEMENDGFNRLTLSARLNWRQVTMLRAYCKYLRQITIPFSQSYMEETLAGYSALTIKLVELFESLFDPQKQDLRTKLLPEDIKNQIVKQLDTVSNLDQDRILRRYLNVINATLRTNYYQKTSDGYYKSYVSFKLNSSAIDELPLPHPMVEVFVYSPRVEAIHLRGGKVARGGVRWSDRREDFRTEILGLMKAQMVKNSVIVPVGSKGGFIVKKPPLTNDRNAYIAEGIECYKIMVRGLLDITDNLSAEKVHPPVQVIRHDDDDPYLVVAADKGTATFSDIANSLSRNYGFWLDDAFASGGSAGYDHKKMGITAKGVWETVKRHFREMGRDIQSQDFTCIGVGDMSGDVFGNGMLLSKHTRLLAAFNHLHIFIDPNPDAEKSWKERERLFNLPGSSWTDYQQDLISAGGGIFDRKAKSIKLTPEIKLFLGVDVDQLTPNAIIKILLCHSVDLLFFGGIGTYIKASSETHGEVGDKANDFVRVDSLNLQCKVIGEGANLGITQNGRIEFALKGGKINTDALDNSAGVDCSDHEVNIKILLNKIVRSGQMTLEQRDHLLASMTDEVAQLVLRDNYLQSQALSIVHSLGYHQLDQQSRFIKNLEKLGKLDRALEFLPSDEVIKQRRANQQGLTRPELAVLLAYAKMTLYAELLPSDLPDEPQLTEDLINYFPKVLGDLYDKEIMQHQLKREIIATAVTNSLVNRVGPTFVFVMNERTGMSAPDIARAYAMTRTVFELRKLWASIESLDNKIETSKQIEMFNTINVLAETATIWFLKHELHSLDVTEHIASYGVGVKYLSSHLMELLQEKDKQLLLEKIEQASSYGISDELNYSIQSLAFLAPSLDIVRISQITSKPVHLVAKIYFLMGEYFSLDWLRQAADNINKDNHWDRMAVTAILDDFNSHQNELTIAFLNRNLDLNKEDMLQAIKDWVQSSQSFIIRTENLLSEMRQAKTPFDLARLAVANRQIRSFIENHIHMRHE
- a CDS encoding MFS transporter; translated protein: MNKKSVIAWCLYDWANSAFPTIVSTFIFSTYFMQAVVQNTEQGTALWGNAMSLIGLIIAFISPVIGAIADQSGRHKVWLFFFSFLCILATGGLWFVRPNPNDINLALILVSLATIGFEMATVFYNAMLLDLVPKTHVGRLSGWGWGCGYFGGLVCLLIALFLFVMPDPSILPLDKNASEHIRATFLLCMIWFAVFSLPIFLWVHEKKNKKTWNMKVVFQGLRTLKNTLYKLAHYKDIARFLLAKMIYIDGINTLFTFGGIFAAGSFGMSQEEVLIFGILLNVTAGLGSLIFSWIDDFFGAKSTILFSLFMILIIGFILLLVHEKVWFYILALSLGVFLGPVQSASRSFMLRIVPSELVTEFFGLYALAGKITSFLGPAILAWVTYMYQSQRMGMGTILLFFVLGIILLFLVKEPSASD
- the purH gene encoding bifunctional phosphoribosylaminoimidazolecarboxamide formyltransferase/IMP cyclohydrolase; amino-acid sequence: MHPDLVPIRRALISVSDKNHLVEFAQKLIEKNINLISTGGSAALLKNNNIHVTEVSEYTNFPEILDGRVKTLHPKIYGGILNKRHDEAHQKQVLNHHIDMIDLVIVNLYPFIETVQKQSDDETCIENIDIGGPSLIRAAAKNHAYVTIITDPNDYQLILDELNKNDNRISLALRQKLAYKAFQYTSYYDQEIAKWFNQKIHTQRTNQAIEWPEELILTGHLQQKLRYGENPHQKGALYSFDHKTKPAIQLQGKELSYNNLVDFDAAYNLIKEFKKPAVAFIKHNNPCGVGCDDNLEQAFDKALSCDPISAFGGIVIFNQPITEFLAQQLIKSFFEVIIAPNISEECQKILAQKPNLRVLIPQILQSNLANQLDIKRIHNSYLVQTIDNQEIIPDHLITKTKIVPTPDQITQLLFALKVCKHVKSNAIVIAKNEATIGIGAGQMSRVDSVQLAITKANQNISTSNNKQTLNAVLASDAFFPFADNIKLAAAAGIKAIIQPGGSIRDQEIIDEANHHEIAMVFCQDRHFKH